In the genome of Palaemon carinicauda isolate YSFRI2023 chromosome 15, ASM3689809v2, whole genome shotgun sequence, one region contains:
- the LOC137653909 gene encoding KRAB-A domain-containing protein 2-like: MIEDIRRASERKNTKTHHEYYLLSKYEVLQCGDVEKIIKKRQTLDETPVYYVSIEDTFDIVKKAHVATGHGGRDRMTKELPVKYDNIQRDTIELFKLLCLECQKKRKRPMTKGVVVKPIPSTEFSLRGQVDLIDMQSMSCRTFKWIMVYQDHLTKFCVLRRLTSKRAAEVAFQLADIFLLLGAPVILQSDNGSEFTPQIITELRSLWLELSIVHGKPRHPQSQGSVERANGDTKDMLVAWMADNNSTEWATGIKFVQFSKNSAYHAGIKRSPYAAMSGVNARVGLTSTSLPQEIISCLQSEQDLITTLQQQETDANEPESEAEADVNEPKREPPKAEMNESEQEPEPLSQHQTNLDQLHNSISSQRLAASESQRQQAERMVKRSRTELVAGEIGDNIVLPIPLVDRGRGDPRNILGVIVSRA; encoded by the coding sequence atgattgaggacattcgtagagctagcgaaagaaagaacacgaaaactcATCACGAATATTACCTTCTGAGTAAATATGAAGTGTTACAGTGTGGGgatgttgagaaaattattaagaaacgaCAAACTCTAGACGAAACACCGGTGTACTATGTCTCCATTGAGGACACATTTGACATAGTTAAAAAAGCACATGTTGCAACTGGTCATGGCGGTCGAGACAGAATGACAAAAGAACTCCCAGTGAAATATGACAACATTCAGCGAGATACAATTGAACTATTCAAGTTGTTATGCCTGGAAtgccagaaaaagagaaagagaccaATGACAAAGGGTGTTGTAGTTAAACCTATTCCGAGTACTGAATTTTCATTACGTGGCCAGGTTGATCTCATAGACATGCAGTCTATGTCATGTAGAACCTTCAAATGGATTATGGTGTACCAAGACCATCTGACAAAGTTCTGTGTTCTACGTCGGCTCACATCAAAGCGTGCAGCTGAAGTAGCATTCCAACTTGCTGATATCTTTCTACTTCTGGGTGCTCCTGTAATCCTTCAATCAGACAATGGTTCTGAGTTTACACCTCAGATTATTACTGAACTACGTTCTTTGTGGCTTGAATTGTCAATCGTTCACGGCAAGCCTagacacccacagagccaaggctcTGTTGAGCGAGCAAATGGTGACACAAAAGACATGCTTGTAGCGTGGATGGCTGACAACAACTCAACGGAATGGGCTACAGGCatcaaatttgttcagttttccaagAATTCGGCTTACCATGCAGGGATCAAAAGAAGTCCATATGCTGCAATGTCCGGTGTGAATGCCCGAGTCGGGCTGACGTCAACATCACTTCCACAAGAAATCATCAGTTGCCTGCAGTCTGAGCAAGACCTTATAACAACGCTTCAGCAGCAAGAAACAGATGCCAACGAGCCTGAATCAGAAGCAGAAGCTGATGTCAATGAACCCAAGCGAGAACCACCCAAAGCTGAAATGAATGAGTCTGAACAAGAGCCAGAGCCACTATCCCAGCATCAAACGAACCTTGATCAACTTCATAACAGCATCAGCTCCCAACGATTAGCAGCAAGTGAATCTCAGAGACAacaagcagaacgtatggttaaGAGGAGCCGAACAGAATTAGTAGCAGGTGAGATAGGAGACAACATTGTTCTTCCAATTCCATTGGTTGATCGAGGTCGTGGAGACCCAAGGAACATCCTAGGTGTTATTGTGAGTAGGGCATGA